A stretch of Nitrospirota bacterium DNA encodes these proteins:
- the hisS gene encoding histidine--tRNA ligase, protein MSTPKIQSIRGVKDILPGEIPLWHLLETTTRRLLETSGYAEIKIPVFEATELFARSIGAATDIVEKEMYTFPDRDGKSLALRPEGTASVMRAYIEHHMWAESPLTKLYYVGPMFRHERPQAGRFRQFHQIGAEAVGSSSPLLDAEQVIVLDRLFRALGVTPTTLLLNSLGCPLCRPRYREALKAFLAPRVSRLCDACQRRFETNPLRILDCKREECRAATQGAPAITDYLGPECVSHFDAVKAALTDVGVAFRIEPRLVRGLDYYTKTAFEFTAEGLGAQNTIAAGGRYDGLVEALGGPPTPGVGVALGIERVVALLKQGSAAPRPPGVFIATLGEAAGRRLAPLLTALRDAGIRTETDYDRGSLKSQLRKADKLGARHVVILGDDEIAGETAVVRDMETKAQQQIPFRDLLAYLTARVLSR, encoded by the coding sequence GTGAGCACTCCCAAAATCCAATCCATCCGCGGTGTCAAGGACATCCTGCCCGGCGAGATTCCATTGTGGCATCTCCTGGAAACGACCACCAGGCGGCTTCTGGAAACGTCGGGCTACGCGGAGATCAAAATCCCCGTGTTTGAGGCCACCGAATTGTTTGCCCGGAGCATCGGGGCCGCCACCGATATCGTGGAGAAGGAGATGTACACCTTTCCGGATCGCGACGGCAAATCGCTCGCGCTTCGGCCGGAAGGCACGGCGTCCGTGATGCGCGCGTACATCGAGCACCACATGTGGGCCGAGTCCCCGCTGACCAAACTTTACTACGTTGGGCCCATGTTCCGTCACGAGCGGCCGCAAGCCGGCCGGTTCCGCCAGTTCCACCAGATCGGGGCCGAGGCAGTGGGGTCGTCCAGCCCGTTGCTCGACGCCGAGCAAGTGATCGTGTTGGACCGGTTGTTTCGCGCGCTGGGCGTTACGCCCACCACGCTGCTGCTCAACAGTCTTGGCTGCCCGCTCTGTCGCCCGCGGTATCGGGAAGCGCTCAAAGCGTTCCTTGCGCCGCGGGTCAGCCGTCTCTGCGACGCTTGTCAACGCCGGTTCGAGACCAACCCGCTGCGAATCCTGGACTGTAAACGCGAGGAGTGCCGCGCCGCCACCCAGGGCGCGCCCGCCATCACCGACTACCTCGGCCCGGAGTGTGTGTCGCACTTCGACGCGGTGAAAGCCGCGCTCACCGACGTCGGCGTCGCGTTTCGTATCGAGCCACGCCTGGTCCGCGGCCTGGACTATTACACCAAGACCGCGTTCGAGTTCACGGCCGAGGGGCTCGGCGCCCAGAACACGATTGCGGCTGGCGGGCGCTACGACGGCCTCGTCGAGGCTTTGGGCGGCCCGCCTACGCCTGGGGTTGGGGTCGCGTTGGGAATAGAACGCGTGGTCGCGCTGTTAAAACAGGGGAGCGCAGCCCCCCGCCCTCCCGGCGTCTTCATCGCCACCCTGGGCGAGGCCGCCGGTCGTCGGCTCGCGCCGTTGTTGACGGCGCTACGCGATGCGGGGATCCGGACCGAAACCGACTATGACCGGGGCAGCCTCAAGAGCCAACTACGCAAAGCGGACAAGCTCGGCGCCCGTCACGTCGTCATCCTGGGCGACGACGAGATCGCCGGGGAAACAGCCGTTGTTCGAGACATGGAGACCAAGGCGCAGCAACAGATCCCGTTCCGCGATCTGCTCGCGTACCTCACCGCACGGGTCTTGTCTCGCTGA
- a CDS encoding nucleotidyltransferase family protein, producing the protein MGVDDLLKAKRQDILRIAAKHGVRSIRVFGSVARGEADEQSDVDFLVEMEPGRTLFDMGGLLMDLRDLLGRNVNVVSVRGLKPRIRERILREAVGL; encoded by the coding sequence ATGGGCGTTGACGACCTCCTGAAGGCGAAGCGGCAAGACATCCTGCGGATTGCCGCGAAACACGGGGTGCGTAGCATCCGGGTGTTTGGGTCCGTGGCGCGCGGTGAGGCCGATGAACAGAGCGACGTGGACTTTCTTGTCGAGATGGAGCCGGGACGGACCCTGTTCGATATGGGGGGGCTACTCATGGACCTCCGCGACTTGCTCGGCCGCAACGTGAACGTTGTCTCGGTGCGTGGTTTGAAGCCGCGCATCCGGGAACGGATTCTTCGAGAGGCCGTCGGTCTGTGA